The region GTCCGAACGAACAAAGTTGTGACAAACAAATTAAAATAGGGACTCAATCTTTTTTAAAAGGCGGAACTTTCAAATCCAAGACAAATATTCAATACTGTGAGTAACCGAAGCATGGTAATGTTTCAATATAGTGTAGAAACTatttattataatatattaaatttgAACCACGTACTATCATATTGACACTTCAATATAATTTGTGCCACATCATCATTATTTATATGTGATGCATCATTATTCATTATAACCGCGCATGGTGCGGGTCTTAATCTAGTTATAAATAACTACAAATACACTCACACCTAATTATATAATTCAATCTAAATTATATTTTGAAAATATAAAGTCACATAGCCAATTTCACTACCATCGTGCTGGTCAAATCCTGTAATGCTTCAGAGGAGAAGTACCATCAGCACATTTTGTTGCATAGTGGTGTACAAACTCTGAAATTGTAGTTTCTCTATATTTCGGAGGATTGTCATTAGATAAGAGTTTTTTTATAGGACCAAACGTTTTTGTAGATTGATGATTAAGAGTGCCAAAAAAGCTTGCAATAGAGACTCTTGGTTCAGCATTTTTAGCCTGTACTCTGTGTTGAACACTCTTGAATTTATCATTAGTTATAAGCTGAGATTAAAAAAAATATTCTAATTAGCCACAACATTGATGATAGGATGAAAACCAAatagaaaaaacaaaaacaaaaacatgCCTGTATAAAATCTCCAATGTTAACGACAAGAGCACCGTCGACCGGAGGCACATCAATCCACATGTCTTTATGAAGAATTTGGAGGCCACCAACATGATCTTGTAGAAGCACCGTCAGGAAAACAACATCAGAATGTTTTATAGTTCCCAAAGTTAATTCCGGTTCAGGACATACCGGATAGTAATGGCCAAAAGCATATAAGCCGTCAGCACAACCGTAATCTCTTAAATAGTTGGGATTCAAACCAAGAGCTTCTGATAGTAACTCAAACAATATATTCCCCAGTTTCTTCACTTGGTTCAAGTATTTCAACAATATCTCCCtagaaacaaataaaaataaGCATGATTATGGTTTAATTAGGAGAAGATTAACATTAATTAGCCAAGATTACCTGCATACAATTGGCAGATCTTCTGGTTTAGGTGGAATCGGAGCCATGTTGCAGAGGAAAGAATCTTTCCAAGTAGCTGCAATTGCTGTATATAGTTTAATATTACTATAATACATGAAAGGTTTTGGTTCACGAGTATAAAACTTCTTCTTCACCTCATTATCTTGTTCAAAAAAACTTAACACTCCATCCTTCATTTGATTCAAAATACTCACAGGGATGCCATGATTTACGATCTGAAAAAATCCATATGTCTCTGATGCATCTCTAACACTTTCAACCACTCTTTTGCGAGCACGTGGATCTTCGTGAATGTTGGTAAGATCTATTACAGGAGGAGTAGTATACTTTTTTGTAATTTTGGTGTTATCATGTGGATGATGGAAGATACGAGGGACCTTGGTAATACCTGCATCAACAAGTCCTTTGACACCAAGTTTTGTTTCATCAAAAGCTTTTTGTTCTTTTACTCTTTTTGAATCTGCCATGGTAATTTCCTTTTCAATTGGAATAGCCTTAAACTTTTCTACACAATATTCTTCTCAAATCAATTCAAACAAGCTATATAAATAGATATTCTTCTGAAATGTTTTTACTAAGTTTTTTGCATTGTCAAAAagaaatattttatttattcaaaattCAATATACTTTCTTTTTCAAAACTGAAtactttcatttttttttcttcaaaatattTGAAACTCAGTTCCAACGTCCACTTGCAAAGTTTCATTTGAAGTAAAGCAAAGTTTTTTGCATTGtcaaaaataaatattttatttattcaaaattCAAATACTATCTTTTTCAAAACTGAATACTTTCATTTTTTTAACTCATTTTTTTTCCAAGGCAAAACCAAGTTTTCAAGGCAAATGGGCATTTACTAAACAAATGCAACGAGGATTCAACAATTTGAAAATAAATAGAATACATTAAAGGGAGGCAACACCCTCTAATCATcttatgcaaggggaatgtattagcacccctcacatctatGGTACTCCATAGGAATCGCTTGAAAATCTGTGTTTATGAAAAAGTCAGGTtgtttgttgattgattttaatttgaaCTTTATTCTGTTTAATATCAATTTCCCGTTATAAAAGTTGGCTGAGATTTATATCAAGGTAATCGTGAAGTTACATGGTGTCCCGTTAAGTATAGTTTTCGATAGAGACCCACAGTTTACATCTAGATTTTAGGAAAGTTTGCAGGAAGCTTTGGGTACTAAACTATGATTGAGTTCTATTTATCATCTGCAGACTGATGGTTAGACACAAAAaactattcagtcattggaggacTTGTTGAGGGCTTGTGTACTTGAACAAGAAGGTACTTGGGATAGTCATTTTCCATTGATCGAGTGCACTTATAATAACAGTTTTCATTCTAGCATTGGAATAGTGTCGTTTAAAGCATTGTACGGTCGGAGGTGTAAGACACCTctgtgttggtatgaatcaggtgagagtgaTTTACTTGGACCAGAAATTGCCCAACAGAATACTGAGAAGGTGAAGTTGATCTGAGATAAAATGAACAAAACAAGAGTCGTCATcgaattttattattttcaaaggaaAAAGGAAGAATGTCGAACAAAACCCACAAAAGATAAAACAAAAGAGAAATTTAGATGTGtgggttggttatgcaaagggagggtattagcacccctcacatctgtgGGGGAAAATATGCCTAGTctttattttaatgatgtcaaacctttctaATCGCCCATAATGGTACTTTGGACAGtatcatcatatcatagaatgcattcatcctatagcatgttcaaaatataggttCAACGTGTCCAGGCATATAGGAgcatatcatagatgtgaatcatgcacttgaTCATAGTAAATATCCTAGGTTCATAATAGATCGGTTTAAATTGgtcaaaatacatctcaaaactcatttttgggaGTTTAAGAACTGTGAGTTGACTCATGACTCGGAGAAAAACTCTCGGGttctgaacaggtcgag is a window of Lathyrus oleraceus cultivar Zhongwan6 chromosome 6, CAAS_Psat_ZW6_1.0, whole genome shotgun sequence DNA encoding:
- the LOC127097000 gene encoding 1-aminocyclopropane-1-carboxylate oxidase homolog 1, which produces MADSKRVKEQKAFDETKLGVKGLVDAGITKVPRIFHHPHDNTKITKKYTTPPVIDLTNIHEDPRARKRVVESVRDASETYGFFQIVNHGIPVSILNQMKDGVLSFFEQDNEVKKKFYTREPKPFMYYSNIKLYTAIAATWKDSFLCNMAPIPPKPEDLPIVCREILLKYLNQVKKLGNILFELLSEALGLNPNYLRDYGCADGLYAFGHYYPVCPEPELTLGTIKHSDVVFLTVLLQDHVGGLQILHKDMWIDVPPVDGALVVNIGDFIQLITNDKFKSVQHRVQAKNAEPRVSIASFFGTLNHQSTKTFGPIKKLLSNDNPPKYRETTISEFVHHYATKCADGTSPLKHYRI